The proteins below are encoded in one region of Ostrea edulis chromosome 3, xbOstEdul1.1, whole genome shotgun sequence:
- the LOC125674633 gene encoding multiple epidermal growth factor-like domains protein 10, with the protein MVMVCIAGRLLVSVFITYSPELVGGNGSLCDGRFNCCSGYKWNRNTEKCIPCEIGFFGVDCARQCVFPSFGKECQLSCNCPEDQCNYEKGCPKGDCGPGYLGDFCDVKCPYPGFGTECQDECLCEQEKCDPVSGCQGRSEGNFMEVVTTPVPKSRMTHNITVSLRHDADVSRGFSSRDTSSVLSTTPDMPKETSIQGDTASMWKTLNGKERGMVISITTLGLLFLILTALYIWVSHRLRVETNNRRKTTEDLDENSAV; encoded by the exons ATGGTGATGGTTTGCATCGCGGGGAGATTGTTGGTGTCAGTGTTCATTACATATTCCCCGGAACTGGTCGGTGGGAATGGTTCGCTGTGTGATGG ACGTTTCAATTGTTGCAGTGGTTACAAATGGAATAGAAATACTGAAAAATGTATCC CTTGTGAGATAGGTTTTTTTGGGGTAGATTGTGCACGGCAATGCGTCTTTCCCTCCTTTGGGAAGGAATGTCAGCTATCCTGCAACTGCCCTGAAGATCAATGTAATTATGAAAAAGGATGTCCAAAAGGTG ATTGTGGACCAGGCTATCTTGGTGACTTTTGTGACGTGAAATGCCCATATCCAGGTTTTGGTACGGAATGTCAGGATGAATGTTTGTGTGAGCAGGAGAAGTGTGATCCTGTAAGTGGATGCCAAG GAAGGTCAGAAGGTAATTTCATGGAAGTGGTAACAACACCTGTTCCAAAGTCCAGGATGACCCATAACATCACCGTATCACTACGGCATGATGCTGATGTTAGCAGAGGTTTTTCTTCACGAGACACTTCATCCGTTCTATCTACCACTCCAGACATGCCTAAag AGACATCAATTCAAGGTGACACTGCATCAATGTGGAAAACGTTGAACGGGAAAGAAAGAGGCATGGTTATCAGCATTACGACGCTAGGACTACTGTTTCTTATCTTAACAGCCTTGTACATCTGGGTATCTCATCGACTTCGTGTAGAAACAAATAATCGTAGGAAAACAACAGAAGATTTGGATGAGAACTCTGCAGTATAA
- the LOC125674642 gene encoding angiopoietin-1 receptor-like, which yields MVMICIGGRLMVSLFITFSLQLVGGDGSWCGGSLKCCSGFKWDRNTEKCIPCEVGYYGIDCAEPCPFPSYGKECQLLCNCSEAQCNHETGCPKDGSLEGIIMEVVTTPAPKSRMTHNITVSLRHDVNIGFPSQDTSSVVSTTPNMPKETSIQSDAASMWNNFNEKKKGMVISITTLGLLFLILTVMYIWVSHRLHVETNNRRKAKEDSDENSAV from the exons ATGGTGATGATTTGTATCGGAGGGAGACTGATGGTGTCTTTGTTCATTACGTTTTCCCTACAGCTGGTTGGAGGAGATGGTTCGTGGTGTGGTGG ATCTCTCAAATGTTGCAGTGGTTTCAAATGGGATAGAAATACTGAAAAATGTATCC CTTGTGAGGTTGGGTATTATGGGATAGATTGTGCAGAACCATGTCCCTTCCCCTCCTATGGAAAGGAATGCCAGTTACTATGCAACTGCTCTGAAGCTCAGTGTAATCATGAAACTGGATGCCCAAAAGATG GAAGTTTAGAGGGTATTATCATGGAAGTGGTAACAACACCTGCTCCAAAGTCCAGGATGACCCATAATATCACCGTATCACTAAGACATGATGTTAACATAGGTTTTCCTTCACAAGACACTTCATCCGTTGTATCTACCACGCCAAACATGCCTAAag aaactTCAATTCAAAGTGACGCTGCATCAATGTGGAACAATTTCAACGAGAAGAAAAAAGGTATGGTTATCAGCATTACGACGCTAGGACTACTGTTTCTAATCTTAACAGTCATGTACATCTGGGTGTCTCATCGACTTCATGTAGAAACAAATAATCGTAGGAAAGCTAAAGAAGATTCAGATGAAAATTCTGCAGTATGA